The following proteins are co-located in the Malus sylvestris chromosome 13, drMalSylv7.2, whole genome shotgun sequence genome:
- the LOC126596488 gene encoding histidine-containing phosphotransfer protein 1-like encodes MEVGQMQRQWVDYTKSLFLEGFLDGQFLQLQQLQDESNPDFVVEVVSLFFEDSEKLLNDLTRALEQPTVDFKRVDAHVHQFKGSSSSIGAQRVKNACIAFRNFCEEKNTEGCVRCVQQVKHEYYLVKSKLETLFALEQQIMAAGGSIPMLELNF; translated from the exons atgGAGGTGGGGCAGATGCAGAGACAGTGGGTTGACTACACAAAATCCTTGTTCCTGGAG GGGTTTCTGGATGGTCAGTTTTTGCAGCTCCAACAGCTGCAGGATGAGAGCAACCCAGATTTTGTTGTTGAAGTGGTGTCTCTTTTCTTTGAAGATTCTGAGAAGCTTCTCAATGATCTCACCAGAGCTCT AGAACAACCAACTGTAGACTTCAAAAGGGTTGATGCCCACGTTCACCAGTTCAAGGGTAGTAGCTCCAG TATTGGTGCTCAGAGAGTTAAAAATGCCTGCATTGCTTTCCGCAATTTCTGCGAGGAAAAGAACACTGAAGG GTGTGTTAGATGTGTTCAACAAGTAAAGCATGAGTACTACCTCGTGAAGAGCAAGCTTGAAACTCTCTTCGCG TTGGAGCAACAAATTATGGCAGCTGGTGGGTCGATTCCTATGTTGGAATTGAATTTCTAA
- the LOC126597177 gene encoding uncharacterized protein At4g15545 isoform X1 gives MLAKESGSSNFDLPEEVLEVLPPDPFEQLDVARKITSLALSTRVSALESESSALREKLAEKDRLIADLQSQVESLDASLSESADKLALANKEKEGLVKEKAVLANTVRKLSRDVSKLEVFRKTLMRSLAEDEENPSGASDVVAKPANTVQAEEHSSSKPHDGDGVISEGDVTFSTLPPSRSSSVQSTFSGGSTFTEDRDTDASRPRIAHSLLLASQTSTPRFTPPGSPPIYSASTSPTRTSKPGSPKRHSMSFATSRGMFDNRSSVPSSHHGSESGRTRVDGKEFFRQVRSRLSYEQFGAFLANVKELNGHKQTKEETLQKADEIFGPDNKDLYAIFEGLISRNIH, from the exons ATGCTTGCGAAGGAATCGGGGAGTTCGAACTTCGATCTTCCCGAGGAAGTGTTGGAAGTACTGCCGCCGGATCCTTTCGAGCAGCTCGATGTGGCCCGCAAAATCACGTCCCTTGCGCTCTCGACACGTGTCTCGGCCCTGGAATCAGAGTCGTCCGCTCTGCGCGAGAAGCTGGCCGAGAAGGACCGGCTCATAGCCGACCTCCAATCACAGGTGGAGTCCCTGGACGCCTCTCTCTCCGAATCCGCTGACAAGCTCGCCCTCGCGAACAAGGAGAAG GAGGGATTGGTGAAGGAGAAGGCCGTACTCGCTAACACTGTGAGGAAGCTGAGCAGAGATGTCTCGAAG CTGGAGGTGTTCAGAAAGACCCTTATGCGATCACTTGCAGAGGATGAAGAAAATCCT AGTGGAGCTTCAGACGTTGTTGCTAAGCCTGCTAATACTGTACAAGCCGAAGAGCACTCGTCTTCAAAACCACATGATGGAGATGGAG TAATTTCAGAAGGTGATGtcacattttccacattacCACCGTCGAGGTCATCTTCAGTCCAAAGCACGTTTTCTGGAGGAAGTACGTTTACCGAGGATCGCGACACAGATG CCTCAAGACCTCGCATAGCACACAGCCTCTTGCTAGCATCCCAAACTAGCACACCCCGGTTCACTCCCCCAGGTTCTCCTCCTATCTATTCTGCATCCACATCACCAACAAGAACATCGAAACCTGGGTCTCCAAAGCGACATTCCATGTCCTTCGCCACCTCAAGAGGCATGTTTGACAACAGATCATCTGTGCCCTCAAGCCATCACGGCTCTGAATCTG GAAGAACTAGGGTGGATGGGAAAGAATTTTTCCGCCAAGTCAG GAGTCGTTTGTCTTACGAGCAGTTTGGTGCATTCCTGGCAAATGTTAAGGAACTAAACGGCCACAAGCAAACCAAAGAG GAGACATTACAGAAGGCAGATGAGATATTTGGGCCAGATAACAAGGACCTATATGCTATTTTTGAAGGATTAATCAGTCGCAATATCCATTAA
- the LOC126596487 gene encoding probable prolyl 4-hydroxylase 4 — translation MTRVCLHLLLLLFFFLLSICSTSSSSSSASRTFTVNPSKVKQISWNPRAFVYEGLLTDAECDHLISIAKSELKRSAVADNLSGQSKLSEVRTSSGMFIPKAKDPIVAGIEDKLSTWTFLPKENGEDIQVLRYEPGQKYEPHYDYFVDKVNIARGGHRIATVLMYLTDVAKGGETVFPEAEIPLRRKAAEIDHSLSECAKKGIAVKPQRGDALLFFSLTPHAVPDPNSLHAGCPVIEGEKWSATKWIHVDSFDKNLDASGDCGDLNESCERWAALGECTKNQEYMVGTPELPGYCRRSCKVC, via the exons ATGACTAGGGTTTGCcttcacctcctcctcctcctcttcttcttcctgctCTCAATCtgctccacctcctcctcctcctcctctgctTCCCGCACCTTCACCGTCAATCCGTCCAAAGTCAAACAGATCTCATGGAACCCTAG AGCTTTCGTGTACGAAGGCTTGCTGACGGACGCCGAGTGCGATCACTTGATCTCCATC GCGAAATCGGAACTCAAGAGATCCGCCGTCGCCGATAACTTGTCCGGTCAGAGCAAGCTCAGCGAGGTGCGGACCAGCTCCGGCATGTTCATTCCCAAGGCCAAG GATCCTATTGTTGCTGGTATTGAGGACAAGCTTTCAACATGGACATTTCTTCCAAAAG AAAATGGAGAAGACATACAAGTATTGAGGTATGAGCCTGGGCAGAAATATGAACCACACTACGATTACTTTGTCGACAAGGTCAATATTGCCAGGGGTGGACACCGCATAGCAACTGTACTGATGTATCTTACTGATGTGGCCAAAGGTGGTGAAACCGTGTTCCCTGAAGCAGAG ATACCTTTACGCCGTAAGGCTGCAGAAATAGATCACAGTCTCTCTGAGTGTGCAAAGAAAGGAATTGCAG TGAAACCACAACGTGGAGATGCCCTTCTTTTCTTCAGTCTCACCCCACATGCTGTTCCAGACCCGAACAGTCTCCATGCCGGTTGCCCAGTGATTGAAGGTGAGAAATGGTCAGCAACAAAGTGGATTCATGTTGACTCATTTGACAAGAACTTGGATGCCAGTGGGGACTGTGGAGATCTGAATGAGAGTTGTGAGAGATGGGCTGCCCTTGGGGAATGCACCAAGAACCAAGAGTATATGGTTGGAACTCCTGAGCTTCCTGGCTACTGTAGGAGGAGTTGTAAGGTATGTTAG
- the LOC126595266 gene encoding uncharacterized mitochondrial protein AtMg00810-like produces the protein MWNLEKAFLHGYLAENVYMRQPVGFIDQQFPNHKTKFTDVKPISTLVPSGHKLSAHDGDPHPDPQMYRSVMGVLQYLTITRLDLFYVVNQATYDHGLVYKPGSMQLSAFSDADYAGDPDTRNSTSVFCIYLGSNLVSQSSKKQKTLSRSSTEAKYR, from the exons ATGTGGAACCTGGAG AAAGCGTTTTTGCATGGCTATCTTGCAGAGAATGTTTACATGAGGCAGCCAGTGGGTTTTATTGATCAACAGTTTCCCAATCAT AAAACCAAGTTCACTGATGTAAAGCCTATTTCAACTCTAGTACCTTCTGGACATAAGTTGAGTGCTCATGATGGAGACCCTCATCCTGATCCACAAATGTATAGGAGTGTTATGGGTGTTTTGCAGTATTTGACGATCACGCGTCTTGACTTGTTTTATGTCGTTAACCAG GCCACTTATGATCATGGGTTGGTGTATAAGCCTGGTAGTATGCAACTTAGTGCTTTTTCTGATGCGGATTATGCTGGAGATCCAGATACAAGGAATTCTACAAGTGTTTTCTGTATTTATTTGGGGTCTAATTTGGTTTCACAGAGTTCGAAGAAGCAAAAGACATTGTCTCGTTCTAGTACTGAGGCTAAGTATAGATAA
- the LOC126596486 gene encoding receptor-like cytosolic serine/threonine-protein kinase RBK2 isoform X2, translating to MQCNGSRETAKENQEAQATTPSAHGGSRRARAGFSDSFSSQDLRSFNLDEDVSVHELSSRGVSEDEYCPRSLGSGASSPMTSTSDSDGRGSRTATSDSDPRANYQWRGFFRILKKGPQYPFPTFPPKGAQKPKLTRRKSKKIDFIPQINSPTLRSFDADFCRFKSSWKNYSLLELEAATNNFSHENLIGEGGYAEVYKGTLEDGQIVAIKRLTRGSQEEMTADFLSELGVIVHVDHPNIAKLIGYGVEGGMHLVLHLSPHGSLSSILYGPRENLDWDIRYKVAFGTAKGLLYLHEGCQRRIIHKDIKASNILLAEDFEPQISDFGLAKWLPDSWTHHVVSKFEGTFGYLPPEFFMHGIVDEKTDVYAYGVLLLELITGRQALDSSHKSLVMWAKPLLSMNNIKEIVDPCLGDAYDLKEMKRLALTASFCIHQSSMNRPQMSQIVQILEGDETSLEYATKYHKSKLQRTYSEELLDADEYNSTKYLSDRDKQLEFILGTSSSNEA from the exons ATGCAATG CAATGGTTCCCGCGAAACGGCCAAAGAAAATCAAGAAGCGCAGGCTACAACACCTTCTGCTCACGGAGGATCAAGAAGAGCACGAGCTGGATTCTCCGACTCTTTTTCAAGTCAAG ACTTGAGATCATTCAACTTGGATGAGGATGTCTCAGTACATGAGCTCTCTTCGAGAGGAGTTTCTGAGGATGAGTACTGCCCGAGAAGCTTAGGATCCGGAGCATCTTCTCCTATGACCAGCACTTCAGACTCGGATGGACGAGGCAGCCGCACTGCTACTTCAGACTCCGATCCAAGAGCCAACTATCAATGGCGCGGTTTCTTTCGTATTTTGAAAAAAGGACCCCAATATCCCTTCCCAACCTTCCCTCCTAAAGGCGCTCAGAAACCAAAACTCACCAGaaggaaaagcaaaaaaatagaCTTTATTCCACAGATCAACTCTCCTACTCTGAGGTCTTTCGATGCTGACTTCTGCCGCTTCAAATCTTCCTGGAAGAATTACTCACTCTTGGAGCTGGAAGCCGCAACCAACAACTTCAGCCACG AGAATTTGATTGGAGAGGGAGGCTATGCTGAAGTTTACAAGGGAACATTGGAAGATGGGCAGATTGTCGCGATCAAACGCCTGACTCGGGGTTCTCAAGAAGAAATGACTGCAGACTTCTTATCTGAGCTTGGTGTCATAGTTCATGTTGACCATCCCAATATTGCAAAGTTGATTGGATATGGGGTTGAAGGAGGGATGCATCTTGTTCTTCATTTGTCTCCCCATGGGAGCCTATCGTCTATACTTTACG GACCGAGAGAGAATTTGGATTGGGACATCAGATATAAAGTCGCTTTTGGTACGGCTAAGGGCCTTCTGTATCTTCATGAGGGGTGTCAGAGGAGAATTATCCACAAAGATATTAAGGCTTCTAATATTTTGCTGGCAGAGGATTTTGAGCCTCAG ATATCTGATTTTGGGCTTGCAAAATGGCTACCAGATTCATGGACTCACCATGTTGTATCGAAATTCGAAGGCACATTTGG ATATCTTCCTCCCGAGTTTTTCATGCACGGCATAGTAGATGAAAAAACCGATGTCTATGCTTACGGGGTGCTACTATTAGAGCTCATCACCGGCAGGCAAGCGTTGGATAGCTCACATAAAAGCCTTGTCATGTGG GCCAAACCTTTGCTCTCTATGAATAACATCAAAGAGATAGTTGATCCATGCCTCGGCGATGCCTATGACTTGAAAGAAATGAAACGTCTTGCGCTAACTGCTTCATTCTGCATACACCAGTCTTCAATGAATCGACCACAAATGAGTCAG ATTGTCCAAATTTTAGAAGGCGATGAAACCAGTTTGGAGTACGCTACAAAATATCACAAGTCTAAACTTCAAAGGACTTATTCGGAGGAGCTCTTGGATGCAGATGAGTACAACTCGACCAAGTATTTAAGTGACAGGGATAAACAACTGGAGTTTATCTTAGGCACTTCTAGTTCTAATGAGGCATAA
- the LOC126597177 gene encoding uncharacterized protein At4g15545 isoform X3 encodes MLAKESGSSNFDLPEEVLEVLPPDPFEQLDVARKITSLALSTRVSALESESSALREKLAEKDRLIADLQSQVESLDASLSESADKLALANKEKEGLVKEKAVLANTVRKLSRDVSKLEVFRKTLMRSLAEDEENPSGASDVVAKPANTVQAEEHSSSKPHDGDGGDVTFSTLPPSRSSSVQSTFSGGSTFTEDRDTDASRPRIAHSLLLASQTSTPRFTPPGSPPIYSASTSPTRTSKPGSPKRHSMSFATSRGMFDNRSSVPSSHHGSESGRTRVDGKEFFRQVRSRLSYEQFGAFLANVKELNGHKQTKEETLQKADEIFGPDNKDLYAIFEGLISRNIH; translated from the exons ATGCTTGCGAAGGAATCGGGGAGTTCGAACTTCGATCTTCCCGAGGAAGTGTTGGAAGTACTGCCGCCGGATCCTTTCGAGCAGCTCGATGTGGCCCGCAAAATCACGTCCCTTGCGCTCTCGACACGTGTCTCGGCCCTGGAATCAGAGTCGTCCGCTCTGCGCGAGAAGCTGGCCGAGAAGGACCGGCTCATAGCCGACCTCCAATCACAGGTGGAGTCCCTGGACGCCTCTCTCTCCGAATCCGCTGACAAGCTCGCCCTCGCGAACAAGGAGAAG GAGGGATTGGTGAAGGAGAAGGCCGTACTCGCTAACACTGTGAGGAAGCTGAGCAGAGATGTCTCGAAG CTGGAGGTGTTCAGAAAGACCCTTATGCGATCACTTGCAGAGGATGAAGAAAATCCT AGTGGAGCTTCAGACGTTGTTGCTAAGCCTGCTAATACTGTACAAGCCGAAGAGCACTCGTCTTCAAAACCACATGATGGAGATGGAG GTGATGtcacattttccacattacCACCGTCGAGGTCATCTTCAGTCCAAAGCACGTTTTCTGGAGGAAGTACGTTTACCGAGGATCGCGACACAGATG CCTCAAGACCTCGCATAGCACACAGCCTCTTGCTAGCATCCCAAACTAGCACACCCCGGTTCACTCCCCCAGGTTCTCCTCCTATCTATTCTGCATCCACATCACCAACAAGAACATCGAAACCTGGGTCTCCAAAGCGACATTCCATGTCCTTCGCCACCTCAAGAGGCATGTTTGACAACAGATCATCTGTGCCCTCAAGCCATCACGGCTCTGAATCTG GAAGAACTAGGGTGGATGGGAAAGAATTTTTCCGCCAAGTCAG GAGTCGTTTGTCTTACGAGCAGTTTGGTGCATTCCTGGCAAATGTTAAGGAACTAAACGGCCACAAGCAAACCAAAGAG GAGACATTACAGAAGGCAGATGAGATATTTGGGCCAGATAACAAGGACCTATATGCTATTTTTGAAGGATTAATCAGTCGCAATATCCATTAA
- the LOC126597177 gene encoding uncharacterized protein At4g15545 isoform X2 has protein sequence MLAKESGSSNFDLPEEVLEVLPPDPFEQLDVARKITSLALSTRVSALESESSALREKLAEKDRLIADLQSQVESLDASLSESADKLALANKEKEGLVKEKAVLANTVRKLSRDVSKLEVFRKTLMRSLAEDEENPSGASDVVAKPANTVQAEEHSSSKPHDGDGEGDVTFSTLPPSRSSSVQSTFSGGSTFTEDRDTDASRPRIAHSLLLASQTSTPRFTPPGSPPIYSASTSPTRTSKPGSPKRHSMSFATSRGMFDNRSSVPSSHHGSESGRTRVDGKEFFRQVRSRLSYEQFGAFLANVKELNGHKQTKEETLQKADEIFGPDNKDLYAIFEGLISRNIH, from the exons ATGCTTGCGAAGGAATCGGGGAGTTCGAACTTCGATCTTCCCGAGGAAGTGTTGGAAGTACTGCCGCCGGATCCTTTCGAGCAGCTCGATGTGGCCCGCAAAATCACGTCCCTTGCGCTCTCGACACGTGTCTCGGCCCTGGAATCAGAGTCGTCCGCTCTGCGCGAGAAGCTGGCCGAGAAGGACCGGCTCATAGCCGACCTCCAATCACAGGTGGAGTCCCTGGACGCCTCTCTCTCCGAATCCGCTGACAAGCTCGCCCTCGCGAACAAGGAGAAG GAGGGATTGGTGAAGGAGAAGGCCGTACTCGCTAACACTGTGAGGAAGCTGAGCAGAGATGTCTCGAAG CTGGAGGTGTTCAGAAAGACCCTTATGCGATCACTTGCAGAGGATGAAGAAAATCCT AGTGGAGCTTCAGACGTTGTTGCTAAGCCTGCTAATACTGTACAAGCCGAAGAGCACTCGTCTTCAAAACCACATGATGGAGATGGAG AAGGTGATGtcacattttccacattacCACCGTCGAGGTCATCTTCAGTCCAAAGCACGTTTTCTGGAGGAAGTACGTTTACCGAGGATCGCGACACAGATG CCTCAAGACCTCGCATAGCACACAGCCTCTTGCTAGCATCCCAAACTAGCACACCCCGGTTCACTCCCCCAGGTTCTCCTCCTATCTATTCTGCATCCACATCACCAACAAGAACATCGAAACCTGGGTCTCCAAAGCGACATTCCATGTCCTTCGCCACCTCAAGAGGCATGTTTGACAACAGATCATCTGTGCCCTCAAGCCATCACGGCTCTGAATCTG GAAGAACTAGGGTGGATGGGAAAGAATTTTTCCGCCAAGTCAG GAGTCGTTTGTCTTACGAGCAGTTTGGTGCATTCCTGGCAAATGTTAAGGAACTAAACGGCCACAAGCAAACCAAAGAG GAGACATTACAGAAGGCAGATGAGATATTTGGGCCAGATAACAAGGACCTATATGCTATTTTTGAAGGATTAATCAGTCGCAATATCCATTAA
- the LOC126596486 gene encoding receptor-like cytosolic serine/threonine-protein kinase RBK2 isoform X1 — MVITSVPAFQIIASGLAAFVSKHNGSRETAKENQEAQATTPSAHGGSRRARAGFSDSFSSQDLRSFNLDEDVSVHELSSRGVSEDEYCPRSLGSGASSPMTSTSDSDGRGSRTATSDSDPRANYQWRGFFRILKKGPQYPFPTFPPKGAQKPKLTRRKSKKIDFIPQINSPTLRSFDADFCRFKSSWKNYSLLELEAATNNFSHENLIGEGGYAEVYKGTLEDGQIVAIKRLTRGSQEEMTADFLSELGVIVHVDHPNIAKLIGYGVEGGMHLVLHLSPHGSLSSILYGPRENLDWDIRYKVAFGTAKGLLYLHEGCQRRIIHKDIKASNILLAEDFEPQISDFGLAKWLPDSWTHHVVSKFEGTFGYLPPEFFMHGIVDEKTDVYAYGVLLLELITGRQALDSSHKSLVMWAKPLLSMNNIKEIVDPCLGDAYDLKEMKRLALTASFCIHQSSMNRPQMSQIVQILEGDETSLEYATKYHKSKLQRTYSEELLDADEYNSTKYLSDRDKQLEFILGTSSSNEA, encoded by the exons ATGGTAATCACCTCCGTGCCTGCTTTTCAGATCATAGCTTCGGGTTTGGCGGCTTTTGTCTCTAAGCA CAATGGTTCCCGCGAAACGGCCAAAGAAAATCAAGAAGCGCAGGCTACAACACCTTCTGCTCACGGAGGATCAAGAAGAGCACGAGCTGGATTCTCCGACTCTTTTTCAAGTCAAG ACTTGAGATCATTCAACTTGGATGAGGATGTCTCAGTACATGAGCTCTCTTCGAGAGGAGTTTCTGAGGATGAGTACTGCCCGAGAAGCTTAGGATCCGGAGCATCTTCTCCTATGACCAGCACTTCAGACTCGGATGGACGAGGCAGCCGCACTGCTACTTCAGACTCCGATCCAAGAGCCAACTATCAATGGCGCGGTTTCTTTCGTATTTTGAAAAAAGGACCCCAATATCCCTTCCCAACCTTCCCTCCTAAAGGCGCTCAGAAACCAAAACTCACCAGaaggaaaagcaaaaaaatagaCTTTATTCCACAGATCAACTCTCCTACTCTGAGGTCTTTCGATGCTGACTTCTGCCGCTTCAAATCTTCCTGGAAGAATTACTCACTCTTGGAGCTGGAAGCCGCAACCAACAACTTCAGCCACG AGAATTTGATTGGAGAGGGAGGCTATGCTGAAGTTTACAAGGGAACATTGGAAGATGGGCAGATTGTCGCGATCAAACGCCTGACTCGGGGTTCTCAAGAAGAAATGACTGCAGACTTCTTATCTGAGCTTGGTGTCATAGTTCATGTTGACCATCCCAATATTGCAAAGTTGATTGGATATGGGGTTGAAGGAGGGATGCATCTTGTTCTTCATTTGTCTCCCCATGGGAGCCTATCGTCTATACTTTACG GACCGAGAGAGAATTTGGATTGGGACATCAGATATAAAGTCGCTTTTGGTACGGCTAAGGGCCTTCTGTATCTTCATGAGGGGTGTCAGAGGAGAATTATCCACAAAGATATTAAGGCTTCTAATATTTTGCTGGCAGAGGATTTTGAGCCTCAG ATATCTGATTTTGGGCTTGCAAAATGGCTACCAGATTCATGGACTCACCATGTTGTATCGAAATTCGAAGGCACATTTGG ATATCTTCCTCCCGAGTTTTTCATGCACGGCATAGTAGATGAAAAAACCGATGTCTATGCTTACGGGGTGCTACTATTAGAGCTCATCACCGGCAGGCAAGCGTTGGATAGCTCACATAAAAGCCTTGTCATGTGG GCCAAACCTTTGCTCTCTATGAATAACATCAAAGAGATAGTTGATCCATGCCTCGGCGATGCCTATGACTTGAAAGAAATGAAACGTCTTGCGCTAACTGCTTCATTCTGCATACACCAGTCTTCAATGAATCGACCACAAATGAGTCAG ATTGTCCAAATTTTAGAAGGCGATGAAACCAGTTTGGAGTACGCTACAAAATATCACAAGTCTAAACTTCAAAGGACTTATTCGGAGGAGCTCTTGGATGCAGATGAGTACAACTCGACCAAGTATTTAAGTGACAGGGATAAACAACTGGAGTTTATCTTAGGCACTTCTAGTTCTAATGAGGCATAA